TCGACTTCATGATGTCGGGCAGCCTGAACGCGTTCCTGCCCTACGTGCGCGAAGGCAAGCTGAAGGCGCTGGCCGTCACCACCGGCAAGCGGGTGTCGGCGCTGCCTGACGTGCCGACGCTGGCCGAGACTGTCGCGCCAGGCTTCGATTCGGGCACCTGGCAAGGCATCGTCGGGCCTGCCGGCCTGCCCGCGGCGGTAACCGCCAAGCTCAACCATGCCGTCAATGACGCCCTCAAGGATCCCGCGCTCAAAGCCAGCCTGGACGCGCAAGGCGCCGAACCCACTGCCGGCACGCCGACGCAGTATGGCGATCTGATCCGCGCCGAATACCAGCGCTGGAGCGCCATCATCAAGGAAACCGGTGCAAGCTCCAACTGATATCCGCCGCCCCGACGGCGCGGCGCGCGGCCGCTGGGACTGCCATACGCATATCTTCGGCCCCTGGCAGGACTATCCGCTCGCGAGCAATCCCGCCTATGTGCCCGCCGAGGCGCCCTTCTGCGCGCTGCGCGCGCTGCATGCCGCCTGCGGTTTGACGCGCGGCGTCATCGTGCAGGCGGCGCCCTATGGCGAAGACCACACGGCGCTGCTCGACGCATTGCGTGCCGGCGGCGGCGCGTACCGGGGGATCGCACTGATCTCCGAAACCACGTCCCCGCAGACGCTTGAACGCCTGCATGGCGCGGGCGTGCGCGGCATCCGCCTGGGCATGATGAAGCACCTGGCCGGCAAGCCTGACGCCACGCGCATGGGCGCACTGCTGGACAAGATCAGACCGCTGGGCTGGCACGCGCTGGTCCATGGTGAATTGCCCGACGTGCTGGACGTCGTGCCGGAGTTGCTGCGCCATGGCGTGCCGCTTGTCATCGATCACATGGCCCGCGCGCCCGTGGACGGTTCTGTGGACCTGGCGCCGCTGCTCGCACTGCTGCGCGATGCCAACGTGTGGATCAAGCTATCGGGCGCCGACCGCATCACCCGCGGCCAGAACGACTGCCGCGCCGCACTGCCGACGATGGCGCGTCTGATCGAAGCGGCCCCGGACCGCGCGATCTGGGGCAGTGACTGGCCGCACGTCAATATCGCTTATCCCCCGCCCGCCATGCCATCGCTGCTTGGCCTGCTGCACGAGGCGTGCGGCGCCGGCCCGGCGCTGCTGGCCTCGATCCTGAGCGACAACCCAAGCCGTCTCTACGGCTGACCCCCCCTTTACGTGGAGCTTCGCATGTGGGAACCCTCGCAACGCTACCCCGACCCCGCCATCCGCACGCTGGCCCCGGCTTTCGAGAAATATCACCTGCCATCCGCCGCCGTCGAACGTCTTGCGACCGGCTGCCGCTGGGCCGAAGGCCCGGTCTGGTTTGGCGACGGCCGCTATCTGCTGTGGAGCGACGTGCCCAACGACCGCATCCTGCGCTGGGACGAGATCAGCAACACCGTCCACACGTTTCGATCGCCGTCCAATCATGCCAACGGCAACACGCGCGATCGCCAGGGCAGGCTCATTACCTGTGAACATCGCTCCCGGCGTGTGACGCGCACCGAGCATGACGGACGCATCACCGTGCTGGCGGACAGTCATGCGGGGCGCCCGCTCAACTCGCCCAACGATGTCGTCGTCAAATCCGATGGCTCGATCTGGTTCACCGACCCGCCGTTCGGCATCGTCGGACATTACCAGGGCGAACCCGCGCGGCAGGAACTGCCCGCCAATGTCTATCGCATCGACGGCGCGACAGGGCAACTCACCGTCGCCGCCGAAAGCGTGAACGGTCCGAACGGACTGGCATTCTCGCCGGACGAAAAGCTGTTGTACGTCATCGAGTCCCGCGCGCGTCCCCGCAACATCCTCGTCTTCCGCGTTCAGGACGACGGGGCAAGCCTGAGCAAGCCGGAGATCCTGGTCGATGCGTCGGCCGGCACGCCTGACGGCTTTCGCGTGGACGTGGACGGCAACCTCTGGTGCGGCTGGGGCATGGGCACCGAAGAACTCGATGGCGTGCGGATCTTTTCGCCGGACGGTGAGGCCATCGGCCACATCGCCCTGCCCGAGCGCTGCGCCAACCTGTGCTTCGGCGGCACGCATCGCAACCGGCTGTTCATGGCTTCCTGCACGTCCCTCTACTCGCTGTACGTCAATACCCAAGGCGCGCCAGGCGGCTGAACGCCTGCCACGCACACGGAGACACACATCATGAAAAAGAAGATTCTTTGCACCCTGCTCGCCAGCGCGGCGGCTGTCCTGACGGCGCTATCCGGGCCCGCTGCCGCCGCCCAGCCCACGCGGCTGGTCGTGGCCTTTCCGCCGGGCGGTCCGGCCGATTCGCTCGCGCGCCTCCTGGCCAAAGAGCTTGAAAGCGAATTGGGCCGCACCGTCATCGTGGAAAACAAACCGGGCGCCAATGGCGCCATCGCCGCCACCTACGTGATCCGCAGCCCGGCTGATGGCAGCGTGCTGTTCCTGAGTTCAGCCGGCGCCATCGCCATCAATCCGTCGCTATACCCCAACCTGCCGTACAAACCGGCACAGGACTTAAGCCCCGTGGCGTTGGTGGTCCATACGCCTGAAGTGCTGGTGGTCTCGCCCAAGAACCCCATCAAGACAGCCACCGACTACGTCGCCTCGGCCGCCAAGCGCAAGGAGCCGGCCGCGCTGGCGTCGTCGGGCGTGGGCAGCATGCCGCACATGACCATCGAACTGCTCAAGAGCCAGACCAGGATCGACTTCCTGCATGTCGCCTACAAAGGCGCCGCACCCGCCATTGCCGACACCATCGGCGGCCATGTCGAAGCCTTCTTCGGTGACGTGTCGGGCCTCATGCCCTTCATCAACGATGGCCAACTGACCGCACTGGGCGTCGCCGCGCCTGCCCGGCTGAAGTCTCTGCCCAAAGTGCCCACACTGGCCGAGCAAGGCATCCCCAACGTCGAGGCCAGCAACTGGTATGGCGTCTTCGCGCCCAAGGGAACGCCGGCAGACGTCGTGGGCCAACTGAATCAGGCGGTGCGCAACAGCCTGAAGGCCAAGGCGCTGATCGACAACCTGGCAAGTCTGGGCGTGGAACCGAGCCCGTCGTCGCCGGAGGAGTTCGGTGAACTGGTGAAGACCGACACCGCGAAATGGGCGCAGGTGGTGAAAGCGGGGAACGTGAAGGCGGAGTAGCCGCGCCGGGCCAGCCGCCGCCGTCAACGGCGGTTGGCCTTGGGGCGCGCCCGGGTTCAGCAGCGCGGGCGATGCAGTGTTCACCGGAGGTATGCTCTTGGGTCCGGCAGGACGACGGGATGCACGCGCGTCGGGCCAACCCTCACTTCCGATCCCCAAGATTCGATGCCCCAGCATTTCATCGCAAGCTGCCATGTCATTACGGGCGCGTCAGGCGCGGGCAAATCCACGTTGCTCGCGGCGCTGAGCGATCTCGGATATTGCACCGTTCCAGAAGCGGCGCTTGCCATCCTGCGCGAGCAACAGGCGTGCAACGGCACGCTGCTTCCCTGGACGGATCGCGCGGCGTTCCTGGAAGCGGTTCTGAAGCGAAACATCAGCAACCATCAGGCCGCACAATCGATGAAGGCGCCCGTTTTCTTTGACCGGGGCATTCCGGAATGCCTGGCCTGGCTGCGGATGTCGGGCGTGCCCTTGCAGTCTCATCACCTGGCGGCGCCCAAGCAAACCGCTACGCGCCGACCGTATTCGTGGCGGAGCCGTGGCCCGAGGTGTACGTTCAAACGGCTGAACGCCACGCAAGCTTTGAGCAGGCGGCCCGCTCGTATGACGCAACCGTCAATGCGTATGTCGAGGCGGGGTATTCGCCCTGCATTCTTCCCAAGGCGTCTGTGCAGGAGCGCGTGGCGTTCGTCCTTGATCGCATGGCGCACTCGAGCGCGGAAAACAAAAAACCCGCAGAGCAATAAGCTATGCGGGTCTTGAGGCAACCTTTGTTCACTGGTGCAAGTGTCTTTGGCGGAGACGGTGGGATTCGAACCCACGATGCAGTTTTTAGCCACATACTCCCTTAGCAGGGGAGCCCCTTCAGCCTCTCGGGCACGTCTCCGAAAAGAGAACGAGATTCTAGCACGATTTTTTTAGCTCTTGCCCGCGATTGGGGCCTTCACGCAAAAAAATCGTGCCGGACCTGATTCATCAGACCTTGGTGGCGGGCGCCTGGTCCAGGCCGAAGGCCTTGTGCAGGGCGCGAACGCCCAGTTCCATGTACTTGTCGTCGATGATGACCGAGGTCTTGATTTCGCTGGTGCTGATCATCTGGATGTTGATGCCCTCTTGCGAGAGCGTCTGGAACATCAGGCTGGCGACGCCGACGTGCGAGCGCATGCCGATGCCGACGATCGAGACCTTGGCGACCTTTTCGTCGGTGGACAGTTCACGTGCGCCCACGGCGGGGATGACTTCGCGCTTGAGCAGGTCCACGGCGCGCGCAAATTCGTTGCGGTTCACGGTGAACGAGAAGTCGGTCGTGCCGGCCACGGACTGGTTCTGCACGATCATGTCGACGTCGATGTTGGCGGCGGCGACGGGACCCAGGATGGAGAATGCGATGCCGGGTTTGTCGGGAACGCCCAGCAGGGTGATTTTGGCTTCGTCGCGGCTGAAGGCGATGCCGGAGACAACGGCGGCTTCCATTTTTTCGTCTTCCTCAAAAGTAATCAGCGTGCCCGAGACCATTTCTTCCTCGAGCGGGATAAGGGGGTCGGTCAGCGAGGACAGGACCCGGACCGGAACACGATACTTGCCGGCGAATTCGACCGAGCGGATCTGCAGGACCTTGGAGCCCAGCGAGGCCATTTCCAGCATTTCCTCGAAGGAAACGACGGACATGCGGCGCGCTTCGGGCACCACGCGCGGATCGGTCGTGTAGACGCCGTCCACGTCGGTGTAGATCAGGCATTCGTCGGCCTTGATGGCGGCCGCCACGGCCACGGCCGAGGTGTCGGAGCCGCCGCGGCCCAGCGTGGTGATGTGGCCGTCAGGGTCGATGCCCTGAAAGCCCGTCACGATGACCACGCGGCCGGCGTCCAGATCAGCGCGCACGCGGGCGTCGTCGATGGACGTGATGCGGGCTTTCGTGAACGACGAATCGGTGCGCACGGGCACTTGCCAACCGGCATAGCTGCGCGCGGACACGCCTTCGGCCTGCAAGGCAATGGCCAGAAGGCCGCTGCTGGCTTGTTCGCCGGTGGCGGCGATCATGTCGAGTTCGCGGCCGTCGGGCTGGGGCGAGAGCTCGCGCGCCAGGCCCAGCAGGCGATTCGTCTCACCCGCCATGGCGGACGGGACAACAACAACTTGGTGGCCGGCGGCGTGCCACTTTGCGACGCGACGCGCCACGTTTCTGATGCGCTCGACCGAGCCCATCGAAGTACCGCCATATTTGTGAACGATCAGGGACATCTCGTACTCTGGCTGGATACCCGCCGCAAGTGTTGACGGGCAAAACCATATATTCTAGCGCGACGGTAAAAATTTGCGCAGATTGCGCGAATTTATGTCCATTCTGGGGCTATTCGGGGGCTAAACGCCGCACGGGGCTCATCAGCACGGTTCCGGACCGGGTCGCCTGACTGCCCGCCTCGAACCGGCTTACCGGTTTACAAATCGGCTTGGCCCCGGCGCTCCACCCATACGCGGCCGCGATGACAACGCACGACGTGGCCAGCCTGCTCCACCCGCAATTGCCGATCATGGCCCAGGCTGTGCAGGCCGCGAAGCTGACGCAGCAGGTCCGCCATGCGCGCATCGGTCGGCATGCGCGCCCCGTTGCGCTGCAGCCAATATCGCAACACCTGCGCCTGGCGGGCAGGTGAAAGCGCGCGCCACGCCTGCAACGAAAAACTCGCGCCGTCGGCACTGGGGTCAAGCCCCGCAAAATCCTCACGCGCGACTTCGTCCAGGATCTCTGCGGCCTCGGCCATGTGCCGCGCATGGCGCGCGACGATGCCGCGCCAGCCGGACCATCTTGCATCCAGCACGGGCGCCAGCAGCTCACGCAGCGCGGCGCGGGTGTAGCGTGGATCGGCGTTGGTGGGGTCCTGCACGGCGCGCCAGCCGATGGCCGCCTCGACGTCATCGGCCGCCTGCAGAATCTCGCTGCGATCCCGCTCCAGCCACGGACGCAGATACGTCACGCCGCCGCGCTGCGTCACCGGCGCCATCGCCGCCATGCCCGACAGCCCGGTTCCGCGCAAGAGGCGCAGCAAGACGGTTTCCGCCTGATCGTTGCTGTGGTGGGCGAGCAGAATGTGATTGACGCCATGCTCCCCAGCCAACCGGGCCAGCGCGGCGTAGCGCGCATCGCGCGCGGCGGCCTCGATGCCCTTGCCGCTGGCCGGCTCCACGTGGACGCGCGCCTCGATGAGCGGCAGCGCCAGCCGTGCGGCCAGAACCTGTCCACATTGCGCCCACTCGTCGGCCTGCGCCTGCAAGCCGTGGTGCACATGGAAAAGCATCACCTCGATGCCAAGCAGTGGCGCCACGGCCGCGGCATGCACGGCCAGCATGGCCGAGTCCGCCCCGCCGCTGAAGGCGACGGCAATGCGGCGCGGTCGCTCGGGCAGTGCCTGGAGCGTCTGGCGCAACGCCGCGGCAAGCGCGGTGGAGATGGGCAAGGAGGGAATGGCGCCCGCGCCCGCCGGAGGATTGCTGCCGGGCGGCGGGACGTCAGTCATGAGAGAGGGCGCGGGGGCCGCGGCGCCG
The DNA window shown above is from Achromobacter spanius and carries:
- a CDS encoding amidohydrolase family protein; this encodes MQAPTDIRRPDGAARGRWDCHTHIFGPWQDYPLASNPAYVPAEAPFCALRALHAACGLTRGVIVQAAPYGEDHTALLDALRAGGGAYRGIALISETTSPQTLERLHGAGVRGIRLGMMKHLAGKPDATRMGALLDKIRPLGWHALVHGELPDVLDVVPELLRHGVPLVIDHMARAPVDGSVDLAPLLALLRDANVWIKLSGADRITRGQNDCRAALPTMARLIEAAPDRAIWGSDWPHVNIAYPPPAMPSLLGLLHEACGAGPALLASILSDNPSRLYG
- a CDS encoding aspartate kinase yields the protein MSLIVHKYGGTSMGSVERIRNVARRVAKWHAAGHQVVVVPSAMAGETNRLLGLARELSPQPDGRELDMIAATGEQASSGLLAIALQAEGVSARSYAGWQVPVRTDSSFTKARITSIDDARVRADLDAGRVVIVTGFQGIDPDGHITTLGRGGSDTSAVAVAAAIKADECLIYTDVDGVYTTDPRVVPEARRMSVVSFEEMLEMASLGSKVLQIRSVEFAGKYRVPVRVLSSLTDPLIPLEEEMVSGTLITFEEDEKMEAAVVSGIAFSRDEAKITLLGVPDKPGIAFSILGPVAAANIDVDMIVQNQSVAGTTDFSFTVNRNEFARAVDLLKREVIPAVGARELSTDEKVAKVSIVGIGMRSHVGVASLMFQTLSQEGINIQMISTSEIKTSVIIDDKYMELGVRALHKAFGLDQAPATKV
- a CDS encoding SMP-30/gluconolactonase/LRE family protein, whose protein sequence is MWEPSQRYPDPAIRTLAPAFEKYHLPSAAVERLATGCRWAEGPVWFGDGRYLLWSDVPNDRILRWDEISNTVHTFRSPSNHANGNTRDRQGRLITCEHRSRRVTRTEHDGRITVLADSHAGRPLNSPNDVVVKSDGSIWFTDPPFGIVGHYQGEPARQELPANVYRIDGATGQLTVAAESVNGPNGLAFSPDEKLLYVIESRARPRNILVFRVQDDGASLSKPEILVDASAGTPDGFRVDVDGNLWCGWGMGTEELDGVRIFSPDGEAIGHIALPERCANLCFGGTHRNRLFMASCTSLYSLYVNTQGAPGG
- a CDS encoding Bug family tripartite tricarboxylate transporter substrate binding protein, producing the protein MKKKILCTLLASAAAVLTALSGPAAAAQPTRLVVAFPPGGPADSLARLLAKELESELGRTVIVENKPGANGAIAATYVIRSPADGSVLFLSSAGAIAINPSLYPNLPYKPAQDLSPVALVVHTPEVLVVSPKNPIKTATDYVASAAKRKEPAALASSGVGSMPHMTIELLKSQTRIDFLHVAYKGAAPAIADTIGGHVEAFFGDVSGLMPFINDGQLTALGVAAPARLKSLPKVPTLAEQGIPNVEASNWYGVFAPKGTPADVVGQLNQAVRNSLKAKALIDNLASLGVEPSPSSPEEFGELVKTDTAKWAQVVKAGNVKAE
- the tilS gene encoding tRNA lysidine(34) synthetase TilS, which gives rise to MTDVPPPGSNPPAGAGAIPSLPISTALAAALRQTLQALPERPRRIAVAFSGGADSAMLAVHAAAVAPLLGIEVMLFHVHHGLQAQADEWAQCGQVLAARLALPLIEARVHVEPASGKGIEAAARDARYAALARLAGEHGVNHILLAHHSNDQAETVLLRLLRGTGLSGMAAMAPVTQRGGVTYLRPWLERDRSEILQAADDVEAAIGWRAVQDPTNADPRYTRAALRELLAPVLDARWSGWRGIVARHARHMAEAAEILDEVAREDFAGLDPSADGASFSLQAWRALSPARQAQVLRYWLQRNGARMPTDARMADLLRQLRGLHSLGHDRQLRVEQAGHVVRCHRGRVWVERRGQADL